The following are encoded together in the Paraburkholderia sp. BL10I2N1 genome:
- the frc gene encoding formyl-CoA transferase: MGKALDGVRILDFTHVQSGPTCTQLLAWFGADVIKVERAGAGDITREQLRDIPDVDSLYFTMLNHNKRSVTIDTKNPEGKQVLEALIQSCDVLVENFAPGALDRMGFTWERVQELNPRMIVASVKGFGAGPYEDCKVYENVAQCAGGAASTTGFDDGPPVVTGAQIGDSGTGLHLALGIVTALFQRVSTGRGQKVLAAMQDGVLNLCRVKLRDQQRLERTGVMKEYPQYPNGTFGEAVPRAGNASGGGQPGWILKCKGWEADPNAYIYFITQAPVWAKICNVIGKEEWATDPDYATPAARLPHLKEIFGEIERWTMTKTKFEAMEILNKYDIPCGPILSMKEIAEEPSLRKTGTIVEVDHPQRGKYLTVGNPIKLSDSPTEVTRSPLLGEHTNEVMAELGYTSAQIDALRAAGAI; the protein is encoded by the coding sequence ATGGGCAAAGCACTCGACGGCGTGCGCATCCTAGACTTCACGCATGTGCAGTCGGGCCCGACCTGCACGCAATTGCTGGCGTGGTTCGGCGCAGATGTGATCAAGGTGGAGCGGGCCGGCGCCGGTGACATCACGCGCGAACAGCTGCGCGATATCCCCGACGTGGACAGCCTCTATTTCACGATGCTCAACCACAACAAGCGCTCGGTCACGATCGATACGAAGAACCCGGAAGGCAAACAGGTTCTCGAAGCGCTGATCCAGTCATGCGACGTGCTGGTCGAGAACTTTGCGCCGGGCGCTCTCGACCGCATGGGCTTCACGTGGGAACGCGTCCAGGAACTCAACCCGCGGATGATCGTGGCGTCGGTGAAGGGGTTCGGGGCGGGGCCGTACGAGGACTGCAAGGTCTACGAGAACGTCGCGCAATGCGCAGGCGGCGCCGCATCGACGACCGGCTTCGATGACGGCCCGCCGGTCGTGACCGGCGCGCAGATCGGCGATAGCGGCACGGGCCTGCATCTGGCGCTCGGCATCGTCACGGCGTTGTTCCAGCGCGTCAGTACGGGCCGCGGGCAGAAGGTGCTGGCGGCCATGCAGGACGGCGTGCTGAACCTGTGCCGCGTCAAGCTGCGCGACCAGCAGCGGCTCGAGCGTACCGGCGTGATGAAGGAGTACCCGCAGTACCCGAATGGCACATTCGGCGAAGCGGTGCCGCGCGCCGGCAATGCATCGGGTGGCGGCCAGCCGGGCTGGATCCTGAAATGCAAGGGCTGGGAAGCCGATCCGAACGCGTACATCTACTTCATCACCCAGGCGCCGGTGTGGGCGAAGATCTGCAACGTGATCGGCAAGGAGGAATGGGCCACCGATCCCGACTACGCGACGCCCGCTGCGCGTCTGCCACATCTGAAGGAAATCTTCGGCGAGATCGAGCGCTGGACCATGACAAAGACCAAATTTGAGGCCATGGAGATTCTCAACAAATATGACATCCCATGCGGTCCGATCCTGTCGATGAAAGAGATCGCGGAAGAACCGTCGCTGCGCAAGACCGGCACAATCGTCGAGGTCGATCACCCACAGCGCGGCAAGTATCTGACGGTGGGCAACCCGATCAAGCTGTCCGACAGTCCGACCGAAGTCACGCGCTCGCCGCTGCTTGGCGAGCACACCAATGAAGTGATGGCCGAACTCGGCTATACGTCCGCGCAGATCGATGCGCTGCGCGCGGCGGGAGCGATCTGA
- a CDS encoding fumarylacetoacetate hydrolase family protein — protein MDTWMRFMSNDGGIVFGRVENGYLHEYVGLDKPVPTGAVLSTRVLTRLAPCAPGKVVALWNNFHALAAKLDKPVPSHPLFLIKPASSVIGSGDPIQRPVGYTGKIAYEGELGIVIGRRCSAASIEEAAASIFGYTIVNDVTAADLLNENPHFPQWCRAKGFDTFCCIGPAIVSGLDWLSSRVVTLLDGVERQNYPLSDMVFSPAQQVSLISHDLTLEPGDVIACGTSLGVGSIKDGSTVAISIDGIGTLSNTLATVRGETEQAAATATSITP, from the coding sequence GTGGATACCTGGATGCGCTTCATGTCGAACGACGGAGGTATCGTCTTCGGCCGCGTTGAAAACGGCTACCTGCACGAGTACGTGGGGCTCGACAAGCCGGTGCCCACGGGCGCCGTGTTGTCGACGCGCGTGCTCACCCGGCTCGCGCCCTGCGCGCCCGGGAAAGTCGTCGCCTTATGGAACAACTTTCATGCACTGGCCGCGAAACTCGACAAGCCGGTGCCGTCGCATCCGCTGTTTCTGATCAAGCCGGCCAGTTCAGTGATTGGCTCCGGAGATCCGATCCAGCGTCCAGTCGGATATACGGGAAAGATCGCCTATGAAGGCGAGCTTGGCATCGTGATCGGACGGCGTTGCAGCGCGGCGAGCATCGAAGAAGCGGCGGCGTCGATCTTCGGCTATACGATCGTCAACGACGTGACCGCGGCGGACCTGCTGAACGAGAATCCGCACTTTCCGCAATGGTGTCGGGCGAAAGGCTTCGATACGTTCTGCTGCATCGGCCCTGCGATCGTGTCCGGCCTCGACTGGCTGTCGAGCCGCGTCGTGACCCTGCTCGATGGCGTGGAGCGGCAGAACTATCCGCTCTCGGACATGGTGTTTTCGCCGGCGCAGCAGGTGAGTCTCATCTCGCACGACCTGACGCTGGAGCCGGGCGACGTGATTGCCTGCGGTACGTCGCTCGGCGTCGGTTCGATCAAGGATGGCTCGACCGTCGCGATTTCGATCGACGGTATCGGCACCTTGAGCAACACCCTCGCGACAGTAAGGGGTGAGACAGAGCAGGCCGCGGCGACGGCCACGAGCATTACCCCTTGA
- a CDS encoding NAD(P)(+) transhydrogenase (Re/Si-specific) subunit beta, whose protein sequence is MLDGLEDAAYILSGMLAAIVGATLCVRMARRHDLLHRPGFLALLGSGAGLLVIGAGFARYLLSAVPVGIERVESCVAVFIGGLVFAGSFIAFCKLRGAIGGHGGTFAGCRIVNVAALLLCAWLGYAFVAEDTQNFDVAALLALSLLAAALGAHLMSTADDPHMHAYAGPGARAHARCGVVHRRGILERIELRGDPSHHVAGDDFSQRWALRDDTCSVQRAGAYRFGVEWRYRGRQRYRAMRH, encoded by the coding sequence ATGCTGGATGGACTGGAAGATGCCGCTTACATATTGAGCGGCATGCTGGCAGCGATTGTGGGCGCAACCCTCTGCGTGCGGATGGCGCGCCGGCACGATCTACTGCATCGACCGGGGTTTCTGGCGCTCCTCGGCAGCGGCGCCGGGCTCCTCGTGATTGGCGCGGGTTTCGCGCGCTACCTCCTTTCGGCTGTGCCCGTGGGCATCGAGCGCGTCGAATCGTGTGTCGCCGTCTTTATCGGCGGTCTTGTCTTCGCCGGATCGTTCATCGCGTTCTGCAAACTGCGCGGCGCAATCGGCGGCCACGGTGGCACGTTTGCGGGCTGCAGGATTGTCAACGTGGCGGCGCTTCTGCTGTGCGCCTGGCTTGGCTACGCCTTTGTCGCCGAAGACACCCAGAACTTCGACGTGGCCGCGTTGCTCGCCTTGAGCCTGCTGGCAGCCGCGCTGGGTGCGCATTTGATGTCGACGGCTGACGACCCGCACATGCACGCCTATGCGGGGCCGGGCGCGCGGGCCCATGCCCGCTGCGGCGTAGTCCATCGGCGCGGGATTCTGGAGCGCATCGAACTACGTGGAGATCCGTCGCACCACGTTGCAGGCGACGACTTTTCGCAACGCTGGGCACTGCGCGACGACACATGCAGCGTGCAGCGCGCCGGCGCATACCGGTTTGGTGTCGAGTGGCGCTATCGGGGACGCCAGCGATATCGCGCGATGCGTCATTGA
- a CDS encoding GntR family transcriptional regulator, whose product MSSERQTESVATVIGNEAGAPLTLALQPINATASLRDQAYTMLRQAIADADIYRSRDEIRLDERVLSETLGVSRTPVREAMTLLEQEGFLRMVPRRGIYIVRKSKREIVEMIQMWAALESMAARLATLHATDAEIAKLRHMFDNFRDATPAEHIAEYSDANIAFHQAIVELSKSQIILDTIKNIFVHVRAIRRLTISQSDRASRSIVDHLRIIEALEHRDTELAERLVRQHSLDLAAFVEANCDFLD is encoded by the coding sequence ATGTCGTCAGAACGTCAAACTGAGTCTGTGGCTACTGTCATTGGAAACGAGGCTGGCGCGCCGCTTACGCTGGCGCTGCAGCCTATCAACGCGACCGCCAGCCTGCGCGATCAGGCTTACACGATGCTGCGTCAGGCCATCGCGGACGCGGACATCTACCGGTCCCGCGACGAAATTCGCCTCGACGAACGCGTGCTGAGCGAGACGCTCGGCGTGAGCCGTACACCCGTTCGCGAAGCGATGACGCTGCTCGAGCAGGAAGGTTTTCTGCGCATGGTGCCGCGCCGCGGCATTTATATCGTGCGCAAGAGCAAGCGTGAAATCGTCGAGATGATCCAGATGTGGGCGGCGCTCGAAAGCATGGCCGCGCGCCTCGCCACGCTCCACGCAACGGACGCCGAAATCGCGAAGTTGCGGCATATGTTCGACAATTTCCGCGATGCCACGCCGGCGGAGCACATCGCTGAATACTCGGATGCGAACATCGCGTTTCACCAGGCGATAGTTGAGTTGTCGAAGTCGCAGATCATTCTGGATACGATCAAGAACATCTTTGTCCATGTCCGCGCGATTCGCCGGCTGACGATTTCGCAAAGCGACCGCGCGTCGCGTTCGATCGTCGACCATCTGCGCATCATCGAAGCGCTGGAGCATCGGGATACGGAACTGGCCGAGCGTCTGGTCCGCCAGCATTCGCTCGATCTCGCAGCGTTCGTCGAAGCGAATTGCGACTTTCTCGACTGA
- a CDS encoding ABC transporter substrate-binding protein, protein MTAIGAAAVTCMNTASAAPPDELVKAAKQEGQLTVIALPHDWCGYGPMIAAFQAKYGIKINELNPDAGSGDEVEAIKANKGNKGPQAPDVIDVGLSFGPTAKADGLLQPYKVSTWKSIPDSAKDADGYWYGDYYGVLSFEVNADMIDKVPTDWADLHKPEYKNAVALAGDPRSANQAIQAVYAAGLSSAKGDASKAGAAGLKYFADLNKNGNFVPVIGKAASLAQGTTPIIVRWDYNALADRDTLKGNPKVQVVVPKTGVVAGVYVQAISAYAPHPNAAKLWMEYLYSDEGQIGWLTGYCHPIRYNELTAAKKVPQALLDKLPPAAAYKTAVFPTLQQQDAYKETVTKQWDAAVGANVK, encoded by the coding sequence ATGACGGCCATCGGGGCAGCGGCTGTCACGTGCATGAATACGGCGTCTGCTGCGCCGCCTGACGAGCTCGTCAAGGCCGCGAAGCAGGAAGGCCAGCTGACTGTCATCGCGCTGCCGCACGACTGGTGCGGTTATGGTCCGATGATCGCGGCTTTCCAGGCCAAGTACGGCATCAAGATCAATGAACTGAATCCGGACGCGGGTTCGGGCGACGAGGTCGAAGCGATCAAGGCGAACAAGGGCAACAAGGGTCCGCAGGCGCCCGACGTGATCGACGTCGGCCTGTCGTTCGGCCCGACGGCCAAGGCCGACGGCCTGCTGCAGCCGTACAAGGTATCGACGTGGAAGTCGATTCCCGATTCCGCCAAGGATGCCGATGGCTACTGGTATGGCGACTACTACGGCGTGCTCTCGTTCGAAGTCAATGCCGACATGATCGACAAGGTCCCTACCGACTGGGCCGATCTGCACAAGCCCGAGTACAAGAACGCCGTGGCGCTGGCGGGCGATCCGCGTTCGGCCAACCAGGCGATCCAGGCCGTGTATGCGGCAGGTCTGTCGTCGGCGAAGGGCGATGCATCGAAGGCGGGCGCGGCCGGTCTCAAGTACTTCGCGGACCTGAACAAGAACGGCAACTTCGTGCCGGTGATCGGCAAGGCTGCATCGCTTGCTCAGGGCACGACGCCGATTATCGTCCGCTGGGACTACAACGCACTGGCCGACCGCGACACGCTGAAGGGCAACCCGAAGGTGCAGGTGGTGGTGCCGAAGACGGGCGTCGTCGCGGGCGTCTATGTGCAGGCGATCAGCGCGTACGCGCCGCATCCGAATGCAGCGAAGCTGTGGATGGAATATCTGTACTCGGATGAAGGCCAGATCGGCTGGCTGACTGGTTATTGCCATCCGATCCGCTACAACGAACTGACGGCCGCGAAGAAAGTGCCGCAGGCGCTGCTCGACAAGCTGCCGCCGGCAGCCGCGTACAAGACCGCGGTATTCCCGACGCTCCAGCAGCAGGACGCTTACAAGGAAACGGTCACGAAGCAGTGGGATGCGGCGGTTGGCGCCAACGTGAAGTAA
- a CDS encoding ABC transporter permease, with amino-acid sequence MKSQSRVGAWTAMIVGTVYFLVPLIATFEFSLRMKRGAYSFEAYRVVLADPRFQASFGYSILMALLTIVVGILLVVPTAYWVQLRLPKLRPLVEFITLLPLVIPAIVIVFGYLRIYNSSSILPLTASERATDLLLVFGYVTLSLPYMYRAVDAGLRAVDVRSLTEAAECLGANWPTILFKVIFPNIRSGILSGAFLTFAVVIGEFTLASLLDRPAFGPYLQLIGANRAYEPSALAIIAFAITWASMGLIQVFGSARSFAAQKP; translated from the coding sequence ATGAAATCGCAATCCCGTGTGGGTGCATGGACCGCGATGATCGTCGGCACCGTGTATTTTCTGGTGCCGCTAATCGCGACATTCGAATTCAGTCTGCGCATGAAGCGCGGCGCGTATAGCTTCGAAGCCTACAGGGTGGTGTTGGCCGACCCGCGCTTCCAGGCGTCGTTCGGCTATTCGATCCTGATGGCGCTATTGACGATCGTCGTCGGCATTCTGCTGGTGGTGCCCACTGCGTACTGGGTTCAGTTGCGCTTGCCGAAGCTGCGGCCGCTCGTCGAATTCATCACGTTGTTGCCGCTCGTGATTCCGGCCATCGTGATCGTGTTCGGCTATCTGCGCATCTATAACAGCAGTTCCATTCTGCCGCTCACCGCCAGCGAGCGCGCTACTGATCTGTTGCTGGTGTTCGGTTATGTGACGCTGTCCCTGCCGTACATGTATCGCGCCGTCGATGCCGGTCTGCGGGCCGTCGACGTGCGCTCGCTGACCGAAGCGGCCGAGTGTCTCGGTGCGAACTGGCCGACCATCCTCTTCAAGGTGATTTTCCCGAACATCCGCTCAGGCATTCTGTCTGGCGCGTTCCTGACCTTCGCGGTGGTGATCGGGGAATTCACGCTGGCGAGCCTGCTCGACCGGCCTGCGTTCGGGCCGTATCTGCAGCTGATCGGCGCGAATCGCGCCTATGAGCCGTCGGCACTCGCGATCATTGCATTCGCCATTACCTGGGCCTCGATGGGGCTGATCCAGGTATTCGGTTCGGCGCGCTCGTTCGCCGCACAAAAACCCTGA
- a CDS encoding OFA family MFS transporter has protein sequence MSSMTEPTNNTGSPPFFSKQATVARPGFTRWMVPPAALAVHLCIGQAYAFSVFNGPLTKVIGITQSAPDDWSLTTLGWIFSLAIVFLGLSAAFAGKWLEHVGPRRTMFTAACCFGGGFVVSALGVWLHQIALLYLGYGVIGGIGLGLGYVSPVSTLIRWFPDRRGMATGMAIMGFGGGAMIAAPLSVALMNHFKSDTSVGVAETFLVLGIAYFISMTIGALAIRVPPKDWKPAGWTPPDTAHKMITRNHVHIDQALKTPQFYLIWLVLFLNVTAGIGILGQASVMIQESFKNTVSAAAAAGFVGLLSLFNMGGRFVWASASDWVGRKNTYFIFFVLGAVLYYFVPSFAASGNIALFVLAYCVILSMYGGGFATVPAYLADMFGTAFVGGIHGRLLTAWAAAGVAGPVLVNYIRAYEVANGVAKADAYTMTVHIMAVLLVVGFVCNLLVKRVDQKHHMTDAQLSAG, from the coding sequence ATGAGCAGCATGACTGAGCCAACTAACAACACCGGCTCGCCCCCGTTCTTCTCGAAACAGGCCACCGTCGCACGGCCCGGCTTCACACGTTGGATGGTTCCGCCCGCCGCGCTTGCGGTGCATCTGTGTATCGGGCAGGCCTATGCGTTTTCCGTGTTCAACGGTCCGCTCACGAAGGTGATCGGCATCACGCAGTCCGCACCGGACGACTGGTCGCTGACCACCCTCGGCTGGATCTTCTCGCTGGCGATCGTGTTCCTTGGGCTGTCTGCCGCGTTCGCGGGCAAATGGCTGGAACATGTCGGGCCGCGTCGCACGATGTTCACTGCGGCCTGTTGCTTTGGCGGCGGCTTTGTCGTGTCGGCGCTCGGCGTGTGGCTGCATCAGATCGCGCTGCTGTATCTGGGGTATGGCGTGATCGGCGGCATCGGGCTGGGGCTGGGTTATGTGTCGCCGGTGTCGACGCTGATCCGCTGGTTCCCGGATCGTCGCGGCATGGCAACCGGTATGGCGATCATGGGCTTCGGCGGCGGCGCAATGATCGCCGCGCCCTTGTCGGTGGCGCTGATGAACCACTTCAAAAGCGACACCAGCGTCGGGGTGGCGGAGACGTTCCTCGTGCTTGGCATCGCCTACTTCATTTCGATGACGATCGGCGCGCTTGCGATCCGCGTGCCGCCGAAAGACTGGAAGCCCGCAGGCTGGACGCCGCCTGACACGGCTCACAAGATGATCACGCGCAACCACGTGCATATCGATCAGGCGCTCAAGACGCCGCAGTTCTATCTGATCTGGCTCGTGCTGTTCCTCAACGTGACGGCCGGCATCGGCATTCTCGGCCAGGCGTCGGTGATGATCCAGGAGAGCTTCAAGAACACAGTGAGCGCAGCCGCCGCCGCGGGCTTCGTGGGCCTGCTGTCGCTCTTCAACATGGGTGGCCGCTTCGTGTGGGCGTCGGCATCCGACTGGGTCGGCCGCAAGAACACGTACTTCATCTTCTTCGTGCTGGGCGCCGTGCTTTACTACTTCGTCCCGAGCTTCGCCGCGTCGGGTAATATCGCGCTCTTCGTGCTCGCGTACTGCGTGATCCTGTCGATGTACGGCGGCGGCTTTGCGACCGTGCCCGCGTATCTCGCGGACATGTTCGGCACGGCCTTCGTCGGCGGCATTCACGGCCGTCTGCTGACGGCATGGGCAGCTGCGGGTGTCGCCGGTCCGGTGCTGGTGAACTACATCCGCGCATACGAAGTCGCCAACGGCGTCGCCAAGGCCGATGCGTACACGATGACGGTCCACATCATGGCAGTCCTGCTGGTGGTCGGCTTCGTGTGCAACCTGCTCGTCAAGCGCGTCGACCAGAAACATCATATGACCGACGCGCAACTGTCGGCCGGTTAA
- a CDS encoding transposase, translating into MRLHRDLTDLQWDSVEALFREFRARKDPRGRPERNTRAVLNAAFWILSTGGPWSTLPSRYPDHRTCHRRFKAWFEAGVLQRVLRELHGEAGEAMFEAMAARMRTTHTASAGKSAPVPGARRRRVRNEPRASAGERGEATR; encoded by the coding sequence ATGAGGCTTCACCGCGACCTGACCGATCTGCAATGGGACAGCGTAGAAGCGCTGTTCCGCGAGTTCCGCGCACGCAAGGACCCACGCGGCCGTCCAGAGCGCAATACGCGCGCGGTGCTGAACGCCGCATTCTGGATTCTGTCGACGGGCGGCCCATGGTCGACACTGCCGAGCCGCTATCCCGATCACCGAACGTGTCATCGACGGTTCAAGGCGTGGTTCGAGGCAGGCGTGCTGCAACGCGTCTTACGCGAGTTGCACGGCGAGGCTGGCGAGGCGATGTTCGAGGCGATGGCTGCCCGGATGCGCACCACCCACACGGCGTCTGCCGGCAAATCCGCGCCGGTGCCGGGTGCAAGGCGACGGCGCGTGCGCAATGAGCCACGGGCGTCCGCTGGAGAGCGAGGCGAGGCCACCCGCTGA
- a CDS encoding oxalate:formate antiporter, which produces MTNPSAAQPSSKGKLIVFWAYVLIPLSWGVVNTLIQAMKLFS; this is translated from the coding sequence ATGACCAACCCGAGCGCCGCTCAACCGTCGAGCAAAGGCAAGCTGATCGTTTTCTGGGCATACGTGCTGATCCCGCTGTCGTGGGGTGTCGTGAACACGCTGATTCAGGCGATGAAGCTGTTCAGCTAA
- a CDS encoding ABC transporter permease subunit has protein sequence MSSPSNLGSAPPELQAPVVLTPTPNVKGRGESGSLWTWVGVLPFFLFALLFLILPTGFLMVGAFQDSHGHFTLTNFLGLFEPTVLDAYWISFKVSAASSIGGAVLGSLLAWAAVQGKLPGWIRPTLMTFSGVASNFAGVPLAFAFICTLGRVGLVTVLLKKFTGINLYSTGFSILSFWGLTITYLYFQIPLMVLIVTPALDGLRREWREACDCLGGTAFQYWRYVALPVLWPSVLGATLLLFANSFGAVATAYALTGSSLNIVTILLFAQIRGDVLHNQNLGYALALGMILVTGLSNGGYIWLRSRAERGRR, from the coding sequence ATGAGCAGTCCATCGAATCTCGGGTCCGCACCGCCGGAGCTTCAGGCTCCCGTCGTGCTGACACCGACGCCGAACGTGAAGGGCCGCGGAGAGTCCGGGTCGCTGTGGACCTGGGTCGGCGTGCTGCCGTTCTTCCTGTTTGCACTGCTGTTCCTGATCCTGCCGACCGGTTTCCTGATGGTCGGCGCGTTTCAGGATTCGCACGGGCATTTCACGCTGACGAATTTTCTCGGCCTGTTCGAGCCGACCGTGCTCGACGCTTACTGGATCAGCTTCAAGGTGAGCGCGGCGTCGTCGATCGGCGGCGCGGTGCTGGGTTCGCTGCTCGCGTGGGCCGCGGTGCAGGGCAAGCTGCCCGGCTGGATCCGTCCGACCTTGATGACGTTTTCCGGTGTCGCATCGAACTTTGCGGGTGTGCCGCTCGCGTTTGCGTTCATCTGCACGCTTGGCCGCGTCGGCCTCGTTACGGTGCTGCTGAAGAAGTTCACCGGCATCAATCTGTATTCGACTGGCTTCAGCATTCTCAGCTTCTGGGGGCTGACGATCACCTACCTCTACTTCCAGATTCCGTTGATGGTGCTGATTGTCACGCCCGCACTCGATGGGCTCAGGCGCGAATGGCGTGAAGCATGCGATTGTCTCGGCGGCACGGCTTTCCAGTACTGGCGCTATGTCGCGCTGCCGGTGCTGTGGCCGAGCGTACTCGGCGCGACGCTCCTGCTGTTTGCGAATTCGTTCGGCGCGGTGGCGACGGCGTATGCGCTCACGGGCAGTTCGCTCAACATCGTGACGATCCTGCTCTTCGCGCAGATTCGCGGTGATGTGCTGCACAACCAGAACCTCGGTTATGCGCTCGCGCTCGGAATGATTCTGGTCACGGGGCTGTCGAACGGCGGTTATATCTGGCTGCGTTCGCGCGCGGAAAGGGGGCGTCGATGA
- a CDS encoding ABC transporter ATP-binding protein: protein MAFLEIENLHKTFASNTALHHFDMKIERGEFITFLGPSGCGKTTVLRMIAGFETPTRGTIQLDGRDVTHLRTRQRKVGMVFQSYALFPNMTVAANIGFGLRVAGRPEAEIRQRVEEMLQLIKLPQLGERYPWQLSGGQQQRVALARALASKPQVLLLDEPLSALDAKIRISLRQDIRMLQRELGITSIFVTHDQEEALSISDRIVVMNEGRVEQVGTPSEIYNYPRTRFVASFVGTLNILAGHVVDPTTGKMVVDGQELITTQELASGDAGKKRLLALRPEAIVLEAPAPGRNTLAATVEDVSFLGAVVRIRARVNEAVISLDVFNDPNRSLPERGQPVALGFSHDNLLVLEEGV, encoded by the coding sequence ATGGCATTCCTTGAAATCGAAAATCTGCACAAGACGTTCGCATCGAACACGGCGTTGCATCACTTCGACATGAAGATCGAGCGCGGCGAATTCATCACGTTTCTCGGGCCGTCCGGCTGCGGCAAGACGACCGTGCTGCGCATGATCGCAGGCTTTGAAACGCCGACGCGCGGCACGATCCAGCTCGACGGCCGCGACGTCACGCATCTGCGCACGCGGCAGCGCAAGGTCGGCATGGTGTTTCAGTCATATGCGCTGTTTCCGAACATGACGGTGGCCGCCAACATCGGCTTCGGCCTGCGCGTGGCGGGCCGTCCCGAGGCGGAAATCCGTCAGCGCGTCGAAGAGATGTTGCAGCTCATCAAGCTGCCTCAGCTCGGCGAGCGCTATCCGTGGCAACTGTCGGGCGGCCAGCAACAGCGTGTCGCCCTGGCGCGCGCGCTGGCCAGCAAGCCGCAGGTGCTGCTGCTCGACGAGCCGCTGTCCGCGCTCGATGCGAAGATCCGCATCTCGCTGCGTCAGGACATTCGCATGCTGCAGCGCGAGCTCGGCATCACGTCAATCTTCGTGACGCACGATCAGGAGGAAGCGCTGTCGATTTCCGACCGGATCGTCGTGATGAACGAGGGCCGCGTCGAACAGGTGGGCACACCCTCCGAGATCTACAACTATCCGCGCACGCGCTTTGTCGCGTCGTTCGTCGGCACGCTCAACATACTCGCGGGACACGTCGTGGACCCGACGACGGGGAAGATGGTGGTCGACGGGCAGGAACTCATCACGACCCAGGAGCTGGCTTCCGGCGATGCGGGCAAGAAGCGTCTGCTTGCGTTGCGGCCGGAAGCGATCGTGCTCGAAGCGCCGGCACCAGGACGCAACACGCTGGCAGCAACGGTCGAAGACGTGAGTTTTCTCGGCGCGGTGGTGCGCATCCGTGCCCGTGTGAACGAGGCGGTGATTTCGCTCGACGTGTTCAACGATCCGAATCGCAGCCTGCCCGAACGCGGCCAGCCGGTCGCCCTCGGTTTTTCGCACGACAACCTGCTGGTGCTGGAAGAGGGCGTGTAA
- the ugpQ gene encoding glycerophosphodiester phosphodiesterase has product MGNLNAHAESANWPYPRLVAHRCGGTLAPENTLAGFDACVRYGYRMVEFDAKLSADDEIFLLHDDTLDRTTNGHGPAVDRTWQELAQLDAGAWFGPRFAGVHLPTLAEAAARCASDGLAANIEIKPCPGREVETGHLVARAALDLWRAQTQPLLSSFSFEALAAAREAAPSLPRGMLFGAIPDDWLRIVRELDCVSLHADHKHLNAQRVADIHAAGLRVLAYTVNDPRRASELARWGVDTICTDCIDRIGAGAGTASPASL; this is encoded by the coding sequence GTGGGAAATCTGAATGCTCATGCCGAGTCTGCCAACTGGCCGTATCCGCGGCTGGTCGCGCATCGCTGCGGCGGCACGCTGGCGCCTGAAAATACCCTCGCGGGTTTCGATGCGTGTGTGCGCTACGGCTATCGTATGGTCGAGTTCGACGCGAAGCTTTCCGCCGACGACGAAATCTTTCTGCTGCACGACGACACGCTCGACCGCACGACCAACGGCCACGGGCCGGCCGTCGACCGAACGTGGCAGGAACTCGCGCAGCTCGACGCGGGCGCATGGTTCGGCCCGCGCTTTGCGGGCGTTCATCTGCCTACGCTCGCCGAAGCGGCCGCCCGTTGTGCGAGCGACGGCCTTGCCGCCAACATCGAAATCAAACCCTGCCCGGGCCGTGAAGTAGAGACGGGACACCTCGTCGCGCGCGCTGCGCTCGATCTGTGGCGCGCGCAGACGCAACCGTTGCTGTCCTCGTTCTCTTTCGAGGCACTCGCGGCCGCACGCGAAGCGGCGCCGTCGCTGCCGCGCGGCATGCTGTTCGGGGCCATTCCCGACGACTGGCTGCGAATTGTCCGCGAGCTCGATTGCGTGTCGTTGCATGCGGATCACAAACATCTCAACGCGCAGCGAGTGGCCGACATCCATGCAGCGGGCCTGCGCGTGCTTGCCTATACCGTGAACGATCCCAGGCGCGCGAGTGAACTCGCAAGATGGGGTGTTGACACAATTTGTACAGATTGCATCGATAGGATTGGGGCCGGCGCGGGGACCGCGTCGCCTGCTTCGCTGTAA